In one window of Bos taurus isolate L1 Dominette 01449 registration number 42190680 breed Hereford chromosome 15, ARS-UCD2.0, whole genome shotgun sequence DNA:
- the LOC784200 gene encoding COMM domain-containing protein 8-like: MDPEEGTPLWRLQKLPTEQGLQLLHKIIDGTCGRTYPLYQDYHRIWDSAEWMHVLEDITTFFRAVVGKNLSDEEISQQLNQLNSSHQEAIMKCLKSRKDEIKQTLLEETVDISSAQLQNFDWQLKLTLPSDKIAILQMPLLNIHLDVKEKGEVKPYSVEMSKEELKI; the protein is encoded by the coding sequence ATGGACCCGGAAGAAGGGACACCCTTGTGGCGGCTGCAGAAGCTTCCCACAGAGCAGGGCCTGCAGCTTCTTCACAAAATAATTGATGGCACTTGTGGCCGAACTTATCCTCTCTACCAGGATTATCACAGGATTTGGGATTCAGCAGAATGGATGCATGTTCTAGAAGACATTACCACCTTTTTCAGAGCTGTAGTTGGTAAAAATTTATCTGACGAAGAGATATCTCAGCAGTTGAATCAGCTGAATTCATCTCATCAAGAAGCTATCATGAAATGCTTAAAAAGTAGGAAAGATGAAATCAAGCAGACTCTGTTGGAAGAAACAGTTGATATTTCCTCTGCACAGCTACAGAATTTTGATTGGCAGTTAAAGCTTACACTTCCTAGTGACAAGATTGCTATATTACAAATGCCACTTTTAAACATTCATCTAGATGTAAAAGAAAAAGGTGAAGTCAAGCCATATTCTGTTGAAATGAGTAAAGAAGAGCTGAAAATCTAA